From the genome of Halodesulfovibrio sp., one region includes:
- a CDS encoding MinD/ParA family protein, with amino-acid sequence MKAKNTLTISVLSGKGGVGKTNIALNLGYCMYRGDFPVMLMDCDLGLANLDVLLGVTPDANMQSLLDTDTPASEVAFPIEPDGFDFLPAASGVPELVEMDSDLRNLLFQRLNPLFTNYDYLLMDLGAGITPTVLAFAAMTRIRIVVVTPEPTSLTDSYALMKVLSTQHNVKDFYVIVNQAEDKAEETSTYNRLATACERFLGFTPEFLGGIAQDKMVPESVRKQTPLMKHAPNSQAAKDIFSIAVKLQKIKKTMLDDISKSMFTESMSDISN; translated from the coding sequence ATGAAAGCCAAGAATACTCTCACTATTTCTGTTCTTAGCGGCAAAGGCGGCGTGGGTAAAACCAACATCGCTCTAAACCTCGGCTATTGCATGTACAGGGGAGATTTCCCTGTTATGTTAATGGACTGTGACTTGGGTCTTGCCAACCTTGACGTTTTGCTCGGTGTTACTCCCGACGCCAATATGCAGAGTTTGCTCGACACCGACACCCCTGCATCAGAAGTTGCTTTCCCTATCGAACCAGACGGATTCGACTTTTTACCGGCAGCATCAGGTGTTCCTGAGCTTGTAGAAATGGACAGTGATCTACGGAATCTTCTTTTCCAGCGTCTTAATCCACTGTTTACCAACTATGATTATCTATTAATGGATCTTGGTGCAGGCATTACCCCTACAGTACTTGCCTTTGCTGCAATGACACGTATTCGTATTGTAGTTGTGACACCAGAACCGACTTCTCTGACTGACAGCTACGCTCTTATGAAAGTTCTTTCCACGCAGCACAACGTCAAAGACTTTTATGTAATAGTAAACCAAGCTGAAGATAAAGCTGAAGAGACAAGCACTTACAACAGACTTGCAACTGCCTGTGAACGTTTTCTTGGCTTTACTCCTGAGTTTTTGGGCGGCATTGCTCAAGACAAAATGGTTCCTGAGTCTGTCCGAAAACAAACTCCTTTGATGAAGCATGCTCCTAACAGTCAGGCTGCAAAAGACATTTTCTCTATTGCAGTTAAGTTGCAAAAAATAAAAAAGACTATGTTAGATGACATCTCTAAATCTATGTTTACAGAAAGTATGAGTGATATCAGCAATTAA